Proteins encoded by one window of Nocardia goodfellowii:
- a CDS encoding alpha-ketoglutarate-dependent dioxygenase AlkB has protein sequence MSSPLLQGSLLDGFGVVELGGLDRIRRTELTRGAWVDLLPGWLSGADVLFDRLVEAVPWQAERRPMYDRVVDVPRLLRFYGEGEELPDPVLDEARTALSEHYRAELREPFRTAGMCYYRDGRDSVAWHGDNLGRGAAHDTMVAIVSVGAPRALLLRPRGGGEAIRYQVGHGDLLVMGGSCQRTWEHAVPKTRKPAGPRISIQFRPRGVR, from the coding sequence ATGTCGTCTCCACTGTTGCAGGGATCGCTGCTGGACGGGTTCGGTGTGGTCGAGTTGGGCGGGCTCGACCGGATCCGGCGCACCGAGCTGACGCGTGGCGCCTGGGTCGATCTGCTGCCGGGGTGGTTGAGCGGTGCCGATGTGCTGTTCGACCGGCTGGTCGAGGCGGTGCCGTGGCAGGCGGAACGGCGGCCGATGTACGACCGGGTGGTGGACGTGCCACGGCTGCTGCGGTTCTACGGCGAGGGGGAGGAGCTGCCGGATCCGGTGCTGGACGAGGCGCGGACCGCGTTGAGCGAGCACTACCGGGCCGAGTTGCGCGAGCCGTTCCGCACCGCCGGGATGTGTTACTACCGCGACGGCCGGGACAGCGTCGCCTGGCACGGAGACAACCTCGGTCGCGGCGCGGCGCACGACACCATGGTCGCGATCGTGTCGGTCGGCGCGCCGCGAGCGCTGCTGCTGCGCCCGCGGGGCGGTGGCGAGGCGATCCGCTACCAGGTCGGCCACGGTGATCTGCTGGTGATGGGCGGATCATGCCAGCGCACCTGGGAACACGCGGTGCCCAAGACCCGCAAACCGGCTGGGCCGCGCATCAGCATTCAATTCCGTCCCCGCGGGGTCCGGTAG
- a CDS encoding SgcJ/EcaC family oxidoreductase, producing MSAKTFVAPTVNDTTVDHTADIAAIEQIIRDTETAYNTNDAELLTSPFTANAAVVNAMGMLMTGRETLLEANRAGLAGFLKNEYVRYDIADITFLRPDIAIAHKLARATTAEGELIDEDPAMIALYVLVKENGKWWTAARQNTLVPKAD from the coding sequence ATGAGCGCAAAGACTTTCGTCGCCCCTACTGTCAACGACACCACTGTCGACCACACCGCGGACATCGCGGCGATCGAGCAGATCATCCGAGATACCGAGACCGCGTACAACACCAACGACGCGGAACTGCTGACCAGCCCCTTCACCGCCAACGCGGCCGTGGTCAACGCCATGGGCATGCTGATGACCGGACGAGAAACCCTCCTCGAAGCCAATCGCGCCGGCCTGGCGGGTTTCCTGAAGAACGAGTACGTGCGCTACGACATCGCCGACATCACCTTCCTGCGCCCCGATATCGCCATCGCGCACAAACTGGCCCGCGCCACCACCGCCGAAGGGGAACTGATCGACGAAGATCCGGCGATGATCGCGCTGTACGTGCTGGTCAAGGAAAACGGCAAGTGGTGGACCGCCGCACGGCAGAACACCCTCGTACCGAAGGCGGACTGA